The following is a genomic window from Phaseolus vulgaris cultivar G19833 chromosome 6, P. vulgaris v2.0, whole genome shotgun sequence.
GTTGAACAAGACTTTCTCGTTAGGTGCTGCTGACAACTGAGGGTACACGAACAAATGGTCGAGGTTGTTGAGGAGTACGAGGTCGGAGTCGATGAAGATGATTTTGTCGTAGGTGGTGAGTTGCCACATTCGTAGCTTGCTGTAGTTCCACTGGTTGTATGCACCCCTTTTGGCAAAGGGGCTGAAGATGCGTTTCATGCGTTGGATCTTCCACCCTGCAGCTTTTAGACCAGTTATGGATTCAGGACCAATGGATTTGTCAACGAGGAGGAGAAGATTGTTTGGAAAATTGGTATTTGCTTGAAGAATGCTTTGAGCAAGTGCTATTGCACCACATACATAAGCTTCTGAAGAGTGAAGAATAGATACGTAGGCTAGCTTTGGAACACCTAAGAAATTTCTCCATATCTCTTTACCTGCAAAACCATTACTCATACAATCTTGATCATAAAACtgaataaatttatcttttatatatatgtatgtgttgataattgtaaattaaaaaactttactaaaaaaatcatatttcattgtatataagtgagtgcaaacctcaatcccataagccggttttatgggattgagttaggcttaaagttcacttcgtaatatggtatcagagccatttcgagtctatcctggTGAGTGTTTAttgggcttatcaggtcacACGCTATCTGGTCGTTATTggatcacccataatatgttatccaaGCGGTCACTCTCGACGTGAAGGGTGAGTTGAAAatcccacatcgattagagattaagacattttttatttctatttcatgattttcttgtaatgcaTCCATCCATCAGTGTATAATTGTGATTTGATCAATACAATTTCAGTAGTATAATTAggtttttttataaagattaaaatatctaaaatatttcattttaatttaattgattcactactaataaaaataattatttatgatttatcTCTGTCAATAAACAtgtaactaataattttttcaaaacttaTTATTCTAAAAGATTGTTGGAGTGTGCTTTTATTTATTCATGCAacttccaattttttttattaataaaccTTCCAAAAAATTTGTTATTGTAGAGaactaaatttattaaaatagtgTTATTATGATGAATCATCACATTGaaatcaaatattatttataatcatcacaataaatattattattaaggtTAATAGTTATGTCTAATAACAGCTATGACACAATTCTTTGCTTCTTCCTTCATGCTTTGAAATTTTGAACATGTCATTGCAAACAGATTTTCAAAAGTTCATAAAATGATTATAgtttaatatatgaaaaataatattataatgttACTAAAGTTATAACTAAATAGATAAATCATAAGCCCAGGTCTAAAAGATGACGGTTAGAAAATTCAGAGTTAATTATAGaataaattatacataatttttaGATACTCATGTCTTTacttatatgaaaaatatgaaaataggaGAAAGTATTAAAAGTTACTACACCAGCACAATCTGGCTAAGAGGTTGGGTATACGGAATAATGTGTGTACGGATTTGGAAATTATGATTAATTAAGGAAGATTGTAAATTACAACATTCCTTAACTGCTAAGAAATTTTCTATTATATCGTaagttaatataaataaaacttttattcaTCATCAATCTAAGATCAACTAAGctatctgaaaaaaaaaactatcaactaataaaaaatatcataaaaaattaattactaagaagtaaatttaagtttattagataaaatttacattatttatatatagaaaTTTTTTATAACAGTCAATAAgtttaataactaaaataaattatagtcTAACTCAATCGTAAAtctgtttataaaataaaatatgtatatattatgaaatatttttattttaattattgtgagatatctaacattaataattttaattttcaatgaatgtagtaatttgatttttcttttcaaagtcCCAAAACattgtttaaaaaaagtaaaattaaaaattttaaaaacaaggaaacaatattaaaaaaaaaacatatatcaaCCATAGAAGGATTAAGGTGTACCTGTTTTTGCATAATCAGAAGCAATTTGACATGAACCAACAGGCATAAGTGTTTTCTGTTTTAGGGTCCATAAATCAGGTTTATACACCCAATATTGCTGTTCATGTTTCAAAAGGTTGTCACATCTGAAAATCTCTTCCATGGGACCACAAGAACCAACAAACACAACATACACATTCCTATGATGATTCTCCATCTTGTTCAACCATCCACTTCTCACAGCCAAATTTGCCACCACCAAATTCACCTGCAACCTAAACACATCTCTAACCCCACATGGAACCTTTGCCACCACAGCATTCAGATCTTCAAAATTCTCCAACTTTGGCATTGGAATTCTTGGGCACTTGGCTTCACCCCACTTCCCATTTTCATCAATCCATTCTGGAAAAATCTCCTCCCATTTCAAATTCCCATCAACATGATCAAAATCCACAAACACACTCTCCACTTTACCCTCAAGTGACTCCAATTCTTCATACACATCACCATCATCTCTAGCATCAATGTTAACAAGACCTACCTTAACTTTCTTCCTGTTATTCAAACCTTTTCCTATGAGATCAAACCAAGGAGGACTTGGTCTTGGCTTGTGATCCACCTCAACAGTTGTTTTGTTCATCCTCTTGTGCTTCTCTGAAACTGTGAACACCAAGAAGGGTAGGGACACAAGTAAGATGCAAATCACAAAACGTTTTCGCCTTGAATGAGATCGAGAAGAAAAGGACTTTACAGAAACcatttttcttctccttttgAGTTTGGTGAATGTGGCTTTGGTGTTGATGACTATTTGAAAAAAAGGTTCCTTTGTGTATTTATACTCAACAAGTTTTAAATGATGATTTTATCATAGAGTTTAAATTCTATGTCCCTTTTACacaatcaaacaattttataaaacattattaatatgattttcaaataaatattaaaaatttataatatatatattttaattaaactttaaatataaCTCAACGATTTAATCGTTGTATGAGTTAAGGTTTGTTGAGTTTAGaaatttttattagtataaaCTATAATAACTCGactttaaatttaagttaatcttataaaattgacttataattaaaataaaatttataaaaaattcttatttttaagtGGAAgtcaaatttttaataatatagtgctttataattttataatttatagtaATGTATATACTAATAAaagtgtgaatttttttaatttcaccatatttttgtcattaaaaataaaaaatgttaattttagaGTTTAAGAAGTCATCTTCGATTATAATTTATTCCATGACATTGAAGTTTAATTcgcaacaattttttttttacttttataaaataattaatcagaagattcactacaagaaaatcatgaaatagaaaccaatttgtagaaatcaaaataattagttgtaatggtaactaaattatagatcattttataaactaaaaagaaatttggtttctaaattagtttctattattttctattattgttaaatagtttctaaattggtatctaattagcaactaaggttttaactaccaattatttagtttctaaatttggtagcaaaaactttggttgctaattagatatcaatttagaaactatttaacaataatagaaactaatttagaaaccaatttttcttttagtctctaaaatggtctctattttagttcctattgtaactaattattttggtctctaaaaattggtttctatatttcatgattttcttgtagtgatttcaAATGGAAACAATAGATATTCATGTAATATAATAAACTCACGAGAACCAGAATAAATTATTAAAGCCACGAAAATAGGATTTTACAATAACTATatatgcatatatctctaaagcaaagctatttttaatttaactcaAAATGAGACAAGTTCCAAGTTGGATTACAGcactttatttttaaacttaataCCTAGTTAGAGTGTTTTTGTAAATTATAGTTTTGTTTGGATTTTACAATCTGATTAACCTAATTAATTTAACACTTAATGCAGCAAACTCATTAATACTATATCGTCATACCAATTACAGTTATAGTATGCTATTTAATTAGTAATTACACTTTATAAGTTTTAACTCTTATTTATAGTCACTTTAATATacatatttaaatgaattttctaaaattggattttttatttcttttataattctttattattcaactaattaaattcaaatttaaaaatatggttctacttttttattaatttacatataCAAATCCTAAGTCAATTACAGGtttataaacaataaatttcATCAATAACCCAAAATCACTTTCTATTTAGAACTTAATATTATAAGAACTTGTATGTATATTAACATGTAATAGCTTTTAAGATGTTTTCTTAATTGATTGTATAAAACTTGTAccctaaaattaatttattttgccTATTTGTTATGCCGGATTAGATAtagtaatattatattaattcatATAGAATTTGTAATATCGCTATATGAAAATTatctcataaaaaaataattttattcaaaaaaataattaattagtatattgattaaattagattctattaaagaaaaaaaatattgatatataaaaatagtttctattattttattaaattattttttaaattgatatttaattataattaaaattttagctaccaattaatttaaattttaaaattagtaacaACAAATAGgtaattagataataatttaaaaattattttaaagtttttattaataataaaaattattttagataccaatttttgaaataatatataatttagtaattaattattttttctttagaaTTAATTTCTGTTAATGACTTTTTAATGGACATTCATACTTCTCTATTTAAAACTgattaaaagtataaaatgtcataatattttattttttaataaaaaatatattttttttctcactcaATTATCCTCCATCATTTCTCAcctatatgattttttttataatctgaaAAATTATAATGCAATGGTTAACACAACAAGTCTCTTTCGTCTTTCGTCATTCCGTTGGCATGATGCATTTTTCATCCAGAATTTAGGATGCTTATGGGAATGAAGAAGCACttaaagaatgaaataaaagGTTTAGGTATTAATGGTAAGGACGTGTGAGTTGTGgaaagaatttgaaaaaaaagtagGAATAATAGTCATTTCAATAAGGTGGGTGGAGAGTTAATGAATCACAATGTTTTAGTGTTACTCATCTTTATCATTTTTTAGGATATTTTTTctatccatattttttattcttgttaGTTGATGGGTCTGGTCcgataattagttatttattatcGTTTCCTAACCTCTGTATCTAacattatattttgtattaattagTGACTAAAGGTGGAGAAGTTACAGTTCAATCTATATATActtgattatataaaaaaaaataatataatacacaATACAAAGAATATTCTCAACTTATATTTTATCATATactcattatattttttgttcttaCTCAGAGTGTCATCGCAGAGAGGGAATCTCCCTCTTTTCTCCAAGGTTTAATCACTAGAGGTCGAAAGAAGACCACTAAGAGCTCATCCGGACCGACCACGAGCTGACGAGAACATTTCATAATAGGTctccaaattataaaataaacacGATATTATTCaaacataaattataaaaagtatttaataaaattaagtctcttttaatcattttaaactcactacaagaaaaacttgATTTAGCTTCCAAATTTTTGTGTGGGCCATTTGCGGACGCTATTCTCGTCGGCCAAAATGAGTAAAAGCCACGCAAGATTTACATTCGACGCAAAACGGACGCATAtattgatttaaatttttttttttaaaaaaaattttgcGTCGGCCGCGGCCCACGCATATGCGTCCATTTTGTGTTGCCCATAGAACCCACACATATGCGTCCGCTATAGCCCACGcatgtttagaattttaaaatttaaatatttttaatgtataataaatattttaattttgaattctttattatatttattttagaattatttcataataaattatttaatttatcaattttgaatataaattaattaaattagatttattaaattaaataagcgtttgatttaaaattaattgagtaaaataaaatatatatttaaattatttaaatgttatataaaatatttgtttattttaaatattatttattttaaatttattttatttatatattgtcataactattttatttttgaaattatgatataaattagttaaattaaatttattaaatattaatactaataatatgtataataatatttataataatattaataatgttaattataatattaataataatgttaattataatattaattataatgttaattataatattaattataatgttaattataatattaattataatgttaattataatattaattataatgttaattataatattaattataatgttaattataatattaattataatgttaattataatattaattataatgttaattataatattaattataatgttaattataatattaattataatgttaataataatattaataataatttaataagtataatttattttattattattattaataattatattaatatgtataaattatattaataataaatataataaaaatgataatatgaccaaaaAATTTCTCTGGTCTAGTGGTTAATGCTACCCTGGGTCACTGGAATGACTCAAGTTCAAATCCTGACTGCTGCAGTTTCCTTGGAATATTAATTTAGGGGCTTGGTTTCGAGTCTTATGACTTGGGTTCGATTCCTATCTAGTGCAAAATGTTTCCAAtatctataaaaaatataaatagtaattagtaataatgagaaaattaaaaaattaaatttttgtaattatgcGTCGGATAGGCCCACGCAAAAGCCGTCGCATGTGCGTCCGCTTTTTGCGTGGTTGCGTGGGCCAAGCCCATGCAAAATGCGTCCAATTTGCTGGCCCACGCTAATTTCGATTTGCTTCCAGGGTTTTTTCGTGGGATGCTTAGCGGACGCAACGTTTTTGAAGTTTTGCGTCCGTTTCTGGCCCACGCAAATccatcattttcttgtagtgacttataaaaaaaaatcaaaacgtTAACCTACCAAACATTCTATACCACTAACTACTCTAAATCATAGCAGATTTTAGTATTTTCAACAATaacaatagttaaaaaataacttcCTCTACCTGGAATTTACTTATAGTCATACCAAAAGATAAAAGTGACTAAAGTAgttgaaaactaaaaaaaaaattgtcaccAATAAGCTTAACACCAAAAACAACCAAAACACAAATTAAAAAGAGAAGTAGTTGAGAGGATAAAAATTCTCAACAATTAGGACCAACACAAAAGTTAATTTGTCACAAGCCCACGCAAAATGCGTCCAATTTGCTGGCCCACACTAATTTCGATTTGCTTCCAGGGTTTTTTCGCGGGATGCTTAGCGGACGCAAAACGGACGCATAAGCGTCCGTTTTTGAAGTTTTGCGTCCGTTTCTGGCCCACGCAAATccatcattttcttgtagtgacttataaaaaaaaatcaaaacgtTAACCTACCAAACATTCTACCACTAACTACTCTAAATCATAGCAGATTTTAGTATTTTCAACAATAACAATAGTTCAAAAATAACTTCCTCTACCTGGAATTTACTTATAGTCATACCAAAAGATAAAAGTGACTAAAGTAgttgaaaactaaaaaaaaaattgtcaccAATAAGCTTAACACCAAAAACAACCAAAACACAAATTAAAAAGAGAAGTAGTTGAGAGGATAAAAATTCTCAACAATTAGGACCAACACAAAAGTTAATTTGTCACAAATATAAGCGAATTATAAAGAATAAGAGATTATaaaccaaaaaataattatcttatATGTATCAAAATCTAGTAAAATAGAAATCTTATATAATCTAATATCGTATAGATCATATGATTTATTTGTGaatgagataagaaacaaaatcaaaagGAGGTGAAAAAAAATGGACTTAAAGATCCAACATATTTCATTTAACCCACTAATTTGATGATATTAGAATAAATAAtcaagttaatttttatttttttataaactaaaatatactATGTATTCATCAGGTGAGTTTAAGTCACATTTAAATAATGAGACTCGAacttatcaaataaaaataattatcttttaattatCAGTCATAATTTTTGgactaataataaataaaatcaataatcaATATAAAAGTCAAGGTTATATAAGTTTAATTATACAGGAATAATTAAAAGTAACATTAGTTGTCCGTGACATAAaccaacaaaataaaataactaatttaaattattaatttttttatattatattgtttgaaaaatataattatataactgtatagtaaattaatatatatatatatatataatatttctttcaatttttttaattagaagtattaattaactaattaaaagcttaaaatatatttacaaaattaaatatatttttaatgtttatatatatataattaaaaataaaaaagtactaaaacttaaaaaaaaatctcagtttatttttttgaataggACTCCCATAGTCCATTCAAACAATGATAAATGACTGCACCATAATCTACTACTATGtaacaaattaaaatagaacCAATTAGTTTTAACACTtagttgatatatatatatatatatatatatatatatcatttttaaaatttattgatgTTGGAAGAAAATGAAAGCTTCATTAAGTTTTGGAATATATAGTGTTGTGCCCAAATTGATCCAATCAAATGGAATTGGTTCCATTTTTTGTCAAAACATATATACACAATATTCTTTGGAGTGTCATTTCTGAAACCCAAAGGAAAGAATACACTTTTGTTAATATTCTGCAGAAAGAACCAAAAGCAAACCTTCTCTACCAATCTAGAACAAACCGCAGCATAATAATTAAACTGCAAATACTATGGTTAAGGCATGCCTAATGATGGTGCAGCACTTAAATAGAGAAAACAAACACCACAACACCATCTAAAGGCATGGCTATCATAAAATCAGAGCTCTTTAAATCATTAGAATTTGGTGCATCACTAGGTAACAGCCATGTCTCAGAAACTCCACTGCTCATGAAATTGTCTTCACTTTTGGAGATATCCATTTTGAAGAATGAGAAGTTGTTGCTGTCAACAGGAAACAATGATCCTGTCACCATCTTTCATGGCTCTAAAGCACCAAACATGAGTGTTACACAGTACATGGAACGCATTTTCAAGTATTCTAATTGCAGCACTTCTTGTTTTGTGATTGCACATATATACCTGGAAAGGTTCTTTCAGAAAAAAAGTGGCTATCTCACTTCCTTCAATGCTCATCGCCTCCTCATCACTAGCATTATGGTTGCTGCCAAGTTTCTTGATGATAAGTGAGTACTTGGCAAAAATAACTTGCAAATATTATGCATCATGCATGTGACATTGTATAGCAGTTAAACATGACTTGAAAATTAGGGGTTGCAGGACTAAAATAATGAGTCTATGTGATTTTTATTGGGCTGATGTTAGATTTATTGAATGCAATGTGCATCAGCATTAAGTTCTTGCAGACTTCAATTTGTACAGGTACTATAGCAATGCTTACTTTGCCAAAGTGGGAGGAGTTAGCACAGAGGAGATGAATAGGATGGAGATAGAGTTTTTGTTTAATCTGGAATTTAGACTCTTTGTCACAACAGAGTTGTTTCTGAAGAATTGTGAGAAACTTGATAGAGCTGTTTAGAACATGTGTTATAATGTTTTCTGAGAAGCACTGATTTCTCTGAATTATATATTATGGGGACAATGATAacatgttattaaaaaatttattttaaaaattaatttagaagttaaattatatttaatgcaggttataaaaaattaattaagagtAAAATCAGTACAAAGCTATGTAACACAATGATACGTACACCGATATGCATGGATacgaagatacgtataatctatAAAATTCAAGATAAAAAGACTCTATTTTTTACAACTGGTTGGAaaggatttgttccttatttttataatcataataaaaatttatataataattttgagtttttaaatattaatatatttctcttttttaaaattatattagacctgtgttagaattgtcaatctaacaaatatttttttgaattgagTGTTGATATGTATATTCGACACGGATTCACCATTTAAAAGTCTGAGCTTCATAAGTATAAAGACTATTCTATctaaatatgtaattaaatatttaattttatttttagtctaCAAGTActcaaaccatttttttttaaatttgagaaattgaaataatctttcttcaatttttaaaaatctaaacGAGATTCATCCCAAGTtataagattaaaaatataattactgCTAATATTTTTATTGGAAGAAAAATTCTAAGAGTATATACAcgaattttcatattttaatacaTGCACcataattcatatatataatttgaagaAAAGTTACATATATGAAATACGACTAAAATATTCACATAAGactaaaatattcatatttataatatgaGAAGAAATTATTTACtgataatttgaaatttataaaatctttaataaacgggtttgatttagttttttttaatatataaaatttttaatatttatatatatatatatatatatatatatatatgatatttcCTTATTAAACTTTCTGCATAATGTtacaatttgataaaaaaaaaaccactcTGTTTCTTTTGTCTATCATAAATATATCAATTTACTGTTTTCTTTCTAATTTATAACTAACAGTGTCAAATGATACAAAATCATATATTCTTCTAATCTTATCTAATTATGAAAATGAGGAATTTGGAAATTTATTGCAATGCAATATTTGTACacatattcataatttttaatatttcaatattattttataaaatttaatttcaagttttttcattaaaataaaaaataaattagatataataagttttttttatacctTAGTCCGTATAAAAAACTCtcattttttaaacatttgttATACTcactatttaataaatatatgaattttatcctaataattattttattaattttaaattaaaaagattgagaTGTAATCATTAGTGAAATACgatcaattttaaagatatcaaaatattatttaacctcttttaaatatttttttctcaggCTAACAACTATTATTAGtaattaaagaaat
Proteins encoded in this region:
- the LOC137833104 gene encoding putative UDP-glucuronate:xylan alpha-glucuronosyltransferase 4 codes for the protein MVSVKSFSSRSHSRRKRFVICILLVSLPFLVFTVSEKHKRMNKTTVEVDHKPRPSPPWFDLIGKGLNNRKKVKVGLVNIDARDDGDVYEELESLEGKVESVFVDFDHVDGNLKWEEIFPEWIDENGKWGEAKCPRIPMPKLENFEDLNAVVAKVPCGVRDVFRLQVNLVVANLAVRSGWLNKMENHHRNVYVVFVGSCGPMEEIFRCDNLLKHEQQYWVYKPDLWTLKQKTLMPVGSCQIASDYAKTGKEIWRNFLGVPKLAYVSILHSSEAYVCGAIALAQSILQANTNFPNNLLLLVDKSIGPESITGLKAAGWKIQRMKRIFSPFAKRGAYNQWNYSKLRMWQLTTYDKIIFIDSDLVLLNNLDHLFVYPQLSAAPNEKVLFNSGLMVIEPSQCIFQKMMNKTLEVRSYNGGDQGFLNEIFTWWHRLPAKVNQLKTFHSEDQKREVPEDVYAIHYLGLKPWMCYRDYDCNWDMQNHHIFASDSAHKRWWQVYDAMPEELQSYCGLTQKMNERIVKWRRIAGNSSLSDGHWKMKVEDPRKGNYHSD
- the LOC137833105 gene encoding cyclin-P3-1-like codes for the protein MAIIKSELFKSLEFGASLGNSHVSETPLLMKLSSLLEISILKNEKLLLSTGNNDPVTIFHGSKAPNMSVTQYMERIFKYSNCSTSCFVIAHIYLERFFQKKSGYLTSFNAHRLLITSIMVAAKFLDDKYYSNAYFAKVGGVSTEEMNRMEIEFLFNLEFRLFVTTELFLKNCEKLDRAV